From Lentimicrobium sp. L6, a single genomic window includes:
- a CDS encoding glycosyltransferase, whose protein sequence is MNIVILGTAFPFRGGLAVYNERLAKAFQEEDIQVRIHTFKLQYPSILFPGKTQYADWEGPKDLDIEVSVNSINPFNWLNVGKKIKEMKPDILIMKYWLPFMAPCFGTIGRIVKKNKHTKVISILDNIIPHEKNIVDRIFSKYFVGGVDAFVGMSKSVLSELNQFNTTKPRAFCPHPLYDNFGKKVKKEEAIKKLNLDPKQKYILFFGLIRDYKGLDLLIESFSKKDFAKENIKLIVAGEFYSDQEKYTKLIKDLNLEDQIILANKFIPDPEVGLYFGAADIIAQPYKTATQSGVTQIGYHFEKPMLVTNVGGLAEIIPDEKVGYVVEPNPEAIAEKLFEFFAKDRAEDFNTNLLEEKKKYEWSTMTKTILDLYQEIQ, encoded by the coding sequence ATGAATATAGTGATACTCGGAACTGCTTTTCCCTTTCGTGGTGGATTGGCTGTTTATAATGAACGATTGGCCAAGGCATTTCAAGAAGAAGATATCCAAGTTAGAATTCATACCTTCAAATTACAATATCCTTCCATCCTTTTTCCTGGAAAAACACAATATGCTGATTGGGAAGGTCCAAAAGACTTAGATATTGAAGTCTCAGTCAACTCCATCAATCCATTTAACTGGCTGAATGTTGGAAAGAAGATAAAAGAGATGAAGCCTGATATTTTGATCATGAAATATTGGCTTCCTTTTATGGCTCCTTGTTTTGGCACTATAGGTAGAATCGTGAAAAAGAACAAACATACCAAAGTGATTTCCATCCTCGATAATATTATTCCTCATGAGAAAAATATTGTGGATCGTATTTTCTCAAAATATTTTGTAGGAGGAGTGGATGCTTTTGTTGGAATGTCGAAGAGTGTATTGAGTGAGTTAAATCAGTTTAACACAACTAAACCTCGTGCTTTTTGTCCTCATCCTCTTTATGATAATTTTGGTAAGAAAGTAAAGAAAGAGGAGGCCATAAAGAAACTAAACCTCGACCCAAAACAGAAGTATATATTATTTTTCGGACTCATCAGAGATTATAAAGGCTTGGATTTATTGATAGAATCTTTTTCTAAGAAAGATTTCGCCAAAGAAAATATAAAGCTCATTGTTGCTGGAGAGTTTTATTCGGATCAAGAGAAATACACCAAACTGATAAAAGACCTGAACTTGGAAGACCAAATCATTCTGGCCAATAAATTCATTCCAGATCCAGAGGTAGGATTATACTTTGGAGCTGCAGATATCATTGCACAGCCTTATAAAACAGCTACGCAGAGTGGCGTCACTCAAATTGGATATCATTTTGAAAAACCTATGCTGGTGACTAATGTGGGAGGCTTAGCAGAAATCATTCCTGACGAGAAAGTGGGCTACGTGGTAGAACCTAATCCAGAAGCCATAGCAGAAAAACTATTTGAATTCTTTGCCAAGGATAGAGCAGAAGACTTCAATACTAACCTGCTCGAAGAAAAGAAAAAATACGAATGGTCAACCATGACTAAAACTATATTAGATTTGTATCAGGAAATTCAATAA